The genomic region AGAGCTTCGAGAACTTCCACAAGGCTTTTCCCAATCAGCCGATGCTCTTTACGGAGTCGTCAAGCGCCGTTTCGGATCGCGGCGTCTACGAGAATGATAGCGCGCGAGGCTACGTGGGCAACTACACCGACTTCAGCCTTGAGTGGCTCAACTGGGTCCGCCGAACGGAAGACGCCTGGAAGCCGATCGCGGAAAACGACTACCTTTCGGGGGCTTTCGTGTGGACGGGATTCGATTACAAGGGCGAGCCGTCGCCGTATGGCTGGCCGAATATCAGCAGCCACTTCGGCATTCTCGATATGTGCGGGTTCCCCAAGGACGTCTACTACTATTACAAAGCCAACTGGGGGGATGCGCCGGTCGTGCATATTACCCCGCACTGGACCTGGCCCGGACGCGAAGGCAAGCCGATCTCGGTCATCGTATTTTCGAATGAACCCACGGTCGATCTGAGTTTGAACGGCGTCAGCCTGGGACGAAAAGCGTGTCCGCGGAACGGACATGCCGAATGGTCCGTCGTGTACGGGCCGGGAACCCTGACCGCCAAGGCCTACGACGCCAGGGGACAATTGGCCGCCACGGACGAGACGGTGACAGCCGGAAAGCCGTACAAGATCGTACTGCGAACGGATCTGACCAAATTGTCGGCCAACGGCGAGGATGAAAGCGTCATCGAGGCGGCAATTGTCGATGAGAATGGCAAATTCGTCCCTCTGGCCTCCACCAAACTGGAGTTCACGATCTCCGGCGACGCCGGCCTAATTGCCGGGACCGGCAACGGCGATCCGAACGACCACACGCCCGATGCGTCCAATGAGCGCAGCGCCTTCCATGGTCGCGCCGTCGCGATCATTCGCTCGACCGGAACGCGCGGCGAAGTGAGAATCACGGCGCAGGGCGCCGATCTGCAGCCTGCAAGCACCACGATTGGTTTTGACTACTAAAAGTTATGAATAAATCAAGCCTCTTCCGCACAAGTCTCGTCGCCGTCGCGACGGTCGCTTGCATGACGCCGGCGTTCGCCGCGGATTTCTATGTCTCGCCAAACGGCAGCGACGACGCGCCCGGCACGCTGGTAAAGCCCTTCGCCACTCTGGCGCGGGCGCAGAAAGCGGCGCATTCAGTCGCGGGAAAGAAACCCATCACCATCAATCTGAGGGCCGGTACATATTACCTGCCCGCTCCGCTTGTTCTGACAAGCGCGGATTCCGGCGCGAGTGGCGCGCCGGTAACCTACCAGGCGTACAAAGGGGAACAGGTCGTCGTGAGCGGAGGGCGGCTCCTGCATCCCTCTTGGGAGCCGTACCGCAACGGGATCATGAAAGCGTCAGTCCCTGCGGACTGCGCCACGGATCAGCTCTTTGTCAATGGGCGGCGCCGCATACTCGCCCGCTACCCGAACTACGATCCCAATCAGCGCATCCTCGGAGGCTATTCGGCGGACACCATCAGCTCGGAGCGCGCCAAACGGTGGGCCGATCCAACCGGTGGCGTCATTCACGCGATGCAGGCGATGGAATGGGGAGACCTCCGGTACTGGATCACCGGCAAGGACGCGGGCGGCAATGTCACCTACGAAGGCGGGTGGCAGAACAATCGCCAAATTGGGATGCATCCCGAACAGCGCTATGTGGAGAACATCTTCGAGGAGCTGGATGCGCCGGACGAGTGGTTCCTCAATACGAAGTCCCACACTCTGTATTACTATCCGCCGGCTGGGCTCGATCTGAGCAAGGCGATCGTTGAAACGGTCCGGCTGCGATCGCTGGTCGAGATGCGCGGGGATGCCGCGCATCCCGTGCGCTTTGTCCGGTTCAAGGGAATCACCTTCCGCCATACGGCGGCGACATTTCAGGACAACAAGGAGCCTCTGGTGCGGTCGGACTGGACGATCTACCGTGGCGGCGCGCTCTTCTTCTCGGGTACGGAAAACTGCCTTGTCGAGAACTGCAACATCGAGCAGGTCGGCGGCAATGCGGTGTTTGTCAACAACTACAACCGCCGCCTGACGGTCCGTGGGTGCGATATTCCCGACGCCGGCTCCAACGGAGTCGCCTTTGTCGGCTCTCCTGAGGCCGTGCGCAGTCCGTTGTTCGAGTACGGCCAACGTCACGCCCTGTCTGAGATCGACCTCGCCGCCGGTCCCCGCACAAACAACTATCCGGCCGACTGCCTGGTTGAAGATTGCCTGATCTGCCGCTCTGGACGCGTCGAAAAACAGACGGCGCCAGTCGAGATCGATTTGGCTGCGAGAATTACGGTGCGGCGCTGTTCGATCTACGACGTTCCGCGCGCCGGGATCAACATCGGCGACGGGTGCTGGGGCGGGCATGTGATCGAGTTCTGCGACATTTTCGACACCGTCAAAGAAACGGGAGACCACGGCTCGTTCAATTCCTGGGGGCGCGACCGCTACTGGGGACTCACCGGCGTCGATCTGAACAATGACGCCGACTGGAACGCGCATCAGAACCTGCCGTTTCTCGACGCGGTTGAACCGATCACCCTTCGAAACTCGCGTTGGCGATGTGATCACGGCTGGGATATCGATCTTGACGACGGTTCCTCGAACTACCATATCTACAACAACCTGTGCTTGAATGGCGGGATCAAGAACCGCGAGGGCTACGGGCGGCTCGTTGAAAACAACATCATCGTCAACAACACGCTCCACCCGCACGTCTGGTTCGCACATAGCGGGGATATCTTCAGGCGCAACATCGTCTTCGTCGACGCCTACCGGCCGGCGGGAATGCCGTCCGACCGTCCCTGGGGCGCGCAGATGGATGAGAATCTGGTGGATCAGCCCGGCCTTATCGAGCCGCATCCCGCTCAAGGGCTCGCGGCGATGTCCCATCGCGACGCCGCCTCTATCGTCGCGGACGCGCGCTTCGTCAACCCGGCCGGCGGAGACTTTCGGGTCTCAAGCGATTCTCCGGCCCTGGCCCTGGGTTTCAAGAACTTTCCAATGGATCAGTTCGGCGTCGTCAGTCCGCGCCTCAAGGCGATCGCCCGGACGCCGGAAATACCGGCGATCGTCGGGCAAGCGAGGGGCGGCGATGCCCAGGCGCCCGCAGCCAGCTCGGGCATTGCATTTGGCGCGCGCGTGCGCAATATCTTGGGCCTGGGAGATCGCTCCGTCTATGGCTTACCCGGCGAAAGCGGCGTGCTGATATTGGACACGCCAGTGGGCAGCGCCGCGCAGAAGTTCGGCCTGGCTCCAAGCGATGTGATCATCGCCGCCGACAATCATGCCGTGCATACGATCACGGATCTGCTTAAGATCTGCGATCTTAAGCAGGGCAAGACGCTGCATTTGACTGTTATCCGCCAGCAGAGGAAAGCCGATGTGGATATTGCCATGTGAGCGGCGTATCCGCCGGCAGATCGTCGGCCAATATCGTCCAAGAGAGCGACAATCACCATCCGAATCGACGACTAATAATTCTCAGCAAAGGCGCCGTTTACCGAACAAGCACAATGAAAAAA from Capsulimonas corticalis harbors:
- a CDS encoding PDZ domain-containing protein → MNKSSLFRTSLVAVATVACMTPAFAADFYVSPNGSDDAPGTLVKPFATLARAQKAAHSVAGKKPITINLRAGTYYLPAPLVLTSADSGASGAPVTYQAYKGEQVVVSGGRLLHPSWEPYRNGIMKASVPADCATDQLFVNGRRRILARYPNYDPNQRILGGYSADTISSERAKRWADPTGGVIHAMQAMEWGDLRYWITGKDAGGNVTYEGGWQNNRQIGMHPEQRYVENIFEELDAPDEWFLNTKSHTLYYYPPAGLDLSKAIVETVRLRSLVEMRGDAAHPVRFVRFKGITFRHTAATFQDNKEPLVRSDWTIYRGGALFFSGTENCLVENCNIEQVGGNAVFVNNYNRRLTVRGCDIPDAGSNGVAFVGSPEAVRSPLFEYGQRHALSEIDLAAGPRTNNYPADCLVEDCLICRSGRVEKQTAPVEIDLAARITVRRCSIYDVPRAGINIGDGCWGGHVIEFCDIFDTVKETGDHGSFNSWGRDRYWGLTGVDLNNDADWNAHQNLPFLDAVEPITLRNSRWRCDHGWDIDLDDGSSNYHIYNNLCLNGGIKNREGYGRLVENNIIVNNTLHPHVWFAHSGDIFRRNIVFVDAYRPAGMPSDRPWGAQMDENLVDQPGLIEPHPAQGLAAMSHRDAASIVADARFVNPAGGDFRVSSDSPALALGFKNFPMDQFGVVSPRLKAIARTPEIPAIVGQARGGDAQAPAASSGIAFGARVRNILGLGDRSVYGLPGESGVLILDTPVGSAAQKFGLAPSDVIIAADNHAVHTITDLLKICDLKQGKTLHLTVIRQQRKADVDIAM